Proteins from a single region of Stappia sp. ES.058:
- a CDS encoding MurR/RpiR family transcriptional regulator: MESGFSSFPLAKFDEFIKRLQEETPKLPKQEARLAQFISLNISSLGLETGKSLAGKAGVSEVTVGRLLRRLGCDGMKGLKQLLREHYSVTTASFVSDGDIPDRYQQTHEAEVQALTSVFIQTGGRNWETITRLLSGSERIYVTGFQSVRGLVEDFHRRLALARRDVFFLSAHDDMLVEWLAPDPQEAAKSCLILVDVVPYATETVKLARLAKEQGRAIIVVSDEYCHWSRDLADAAIYAPSRTGLYLESTIGIVAALSLVVDAAATGNPEESGRRLAEWKANSKRLGIF, from the coding sequence ATGGAGTCGGGTTTTTCATCTTTTCCGCTTGCGAAATTTGACGAGTTTATCAAGCGTTTACAGGAAGAAACGCCGAAATTGCCCAAACAGGAGGCGCGCCTCGCACAGTTTATCAGCCTCAATATTTCGTCGCTCGGACTGGAAACGGGGAAGTCACTCGCCGGCAAGGCAGGTGTCTCCGAGGTGACCGTCGGTCGGCTTCTCAGGCGTCTTGGCTGCGATGGAATGAAGGGGCTGAAGCAGCTGTTGCGCGAACATTATTCGGTCACCACGGCGTCGTTCGTGTCGGACGGAGACATTCCGGACCGCTACCAGCAGACCCATGAAGCGGAAGTGCAGGCCCTGACCAGCGTCTTCATCCAGACCGGCGGACGGAACTGGGAGACCATCACGCGTCTGTTGAGTGGATCCGAGCGGATCTATGTCACCGGGTTTCAGTCGGTGCGCGGGCTCGTCGAGGATTTTCACCGGCGGCTTGCCCTTGCCCGGCGGGACGTGTTTTTCCTCTCCGCGCATGACGATATGCTGGTGGAATGGTTGGCGCCCGATCCACAAGAGGCCGCGAAATCCTGCCTGATCCTTGTGGATGTGGTTCCATATGCGACGGAGACGGTGAAACTCGCCCGGCTCGCCAAGGAGCAGGGACGCGCGATCATCGTGGTATCGGACGAGTATTGCCACTGGAGCCGGGACCTGGCGGATGCGGCCATCTATGCCCCCTCCAGAACCGGCCTATACCTGGAATCGACGATCGGGATCGTTGCCGCACTGAGCCTTGTTGTCGACGCCGCCGCCACCGGCAATCCGGAGGAATCCGGCCGCCGGCTCGCCGAGTGGAAAGCCAATTCAAAACGCCTTGGTATTTTCTAG
- a CDS encoding cupin domain-containing protein, with amino-acid sequence MLNTEDFSKDVGLRLRAIRQSHGLSQRELAKRAGVTNGFISQLEAAKINTSLSALKRVLDGIPIGLSQFFAYEPQREEQVFFASNELTEIGKGRISYRQVGGSLFAHDLQMLHEVYEPGADTGRVMLSHKGEEAGIVIEGRLEVTVGEQKKVLGPGDAYLFTSSTPHRFRALRNQRCVVVSACTPPSF; translated from the coding sequence ATGTTAAACACCGAAGACTTCTCAAAGGACGTCGGGCTGCGTTTACGGGCGATCCGGCAATCGCATGGTCTGTCGCAACGGGAGTTGGCCAAGCGTGCCGGCGTGACCAACGGCTTCATCTCCCAACTGGAAGCGGCCAAGATCAATACGTCCTTGAGTGCCTTGAAGCGGGTGCTCGACGGGATTCCGATCGGCCTGTCCCAGTTTTTTGCCTATGAACCGCAACGCGAAGAACAGGTCTTCTTTGCATCGAATGAGCTGACGGAGATCGGCAAGGGGAGGATTTCCTACCGGCAAGTTGGGGGCAGCCTGTTCGCGCATGACCTTCAGATGCTTCACGAAGTCTATGAGCCGGGCGCGGATACGGGACGGGTCATGTTGAGCCACAAGGGCGAGGAAGCCGGGATCGTGATCGAGGGGCGGCTGGAAGTGACGGTCGGCGAGCAGAAGAAAGTGCTCGGACCTGGCGATGCCTATCTTTTTACAAGCAGCACACCGCATCGGTTCCGGGCGCTTCGAAATCAAAGGTGCGTGGTCGTAAGCGCGTGCACACCGCCAAGCTTTTGA
- a CDS encoding inositol monophosphatase, whose protein sequence is MTGSSASLDRLTVAIEVARRAGKLALDHFYARDALVIEQKRHVTDLVSDADRDVETLIRKALDEAFPLDAQLGEEHGMSEGSSGLTWVIDPIDGTAPYLHGLPGWCVSIGACDEEGPVLGVIYAPVLNELYVATRGKGAFLNGEPLRVLDGDLRSGLLGVGANDRVDSAHVGRMLAELMEAGAAWVRYGSGALMLAWVAAGRLVGYAEPRMSAWDCIAGYTLINEAGGRVRAFPDGDGLLLPAPVLGASAGAYEELDEICGFGRSPEW, encoded by the coding sequence ATGACGGGTTCGAGTGCATCTTTGGATCGGCTCACCGTGGCGATCGAAGTGGCCCGACGTGCCGGCAAGCTGGCGCTTGACCATTTTTACGCGCGCGATGCCTTGGTGATTGAACAAAAACGCCATGTAACGGACCTGGTGTCGGACGCGGACCGGGATGTGGAGACACTGATCCGGAAGGCCCTGGATGAGGCCTTTCCCCTCGATGCGCAGTTGGGCGAGGAACACGGCATGAGCGAAGGCAGCTCCGGACTTACCTGGGTGATCGATCCCATCGACGGAACGGCGCCGTATCTGCACGGACTGCCCGGTTGGTGTGTTTCCATCGGCGCCTGCGACGAGGAGGGGCCTGTCCTGGGGGTGATCTATGCGCCGGTCCTGAACGAGCTCTACGTCGCGACGCGCGGCAAGGGTGCGTTCCTGAACGGAGAGCCGCTTCGTGTCCTCGACGGCGATCTCAGGTCCGGTCTTTTGGGCGTCGGCGCCAACGACCGGGTCGACAGCGCGCATGTCGGGCGAATGCTCGCCGAACTGATGGAGGCGGGCGCCGCCTGGGTGAGATACGGGTCGGGAGCCCTGATGCTGGCCTGGGTCGCGGCGGGGCGGCTTGTCGGCTATGCCGAACCGCGCATGAGCGCCTGGGACTGCATCGCCGGCTATACCCTGATCAATGAGGCCGGTGGGCGCGTGCGCGCCTTTCCCGACGGCGATGGATTGCTGCTTCCCGCTCCGGTGCTCGGTGCCTCCGCAGGGGCCTACGAGGAACTCGATGAGATCTGTGGTTTCGGCAGGTCACCGGAGTGGTAG
- a CDS encoding ABC transporter permease: MKTRFRPGSFFLSVYGWLFLTFIYVPILLIVVFSFNANPVNMMIWDGFTFDWYRTIFGFPTTLNEQTLYVESTAQLYNAVLNSLTVAFLTTLLATIFGTAVALAVARFRFRLKAFYRALMFMPMIMPDIILGIALLIFFVSFGFSLGLQTIVIGHTTFLCSYVFVVVSARLADMDESLEEASADLGADGWTTFRRVTLPMIAPGVIGGAMLAFIISMDDLVITYFISGVDSTTLPVHIYGMLRRGIKPEINAIATIMLLSSFVIASVGLYLRSRKK, encoded by the coding sequence ATGAAAACCCGGTTCCGTCCCGGCTCTTTCTTCCTGTCCGTTTACGGGTGGCTTTTCCTAACGTTCATCTATGTGCCGATCCTTCTGATCGTGGTGTTCTCGTTCAATGCGAACCCGGTCAACATGATGATCTGGGACGGGTTCACGTTCGACTGGTACCGCACGATCTTCGGCTTCCCCACCACGCTGAACGAGCAGACGCTCTATGTTGAATCGACGGCCCAGCTCTACAATGCCGTCTTGAACAGTCTGACCGTGGCGTTCCTGACGACGCTGCTTGCCACGATCTTCGGAACGGCGGTCGCGCTTGCCGTCGCCCGGTTCCGCTTCCGGCTGAAAGCCTTCTACAGGGCGCTGATGTTCATGCCGATGATCATGCCGGACATCATTCTTGGCATCGCCTTGTTGATTTTCTTCGTTTCCTTCGGCTTCAGCCTCGGACTCCAGACGATCGTGATCGGTCACACGACCTTCCTGTGCAGCTATGTCTTCGTGGTCGTGAGCGCCCGTCTTGCGGATATGGACGAGAGCCTGGAAGAAGCCTCCGCCGACCTCGGGGCCGACGGCTGGACCACCTTCAGGCGGGTCACCCTGCCGATGATCGCCCCCGGCGTCATTGGCGGGGCGATGCTCGCCTTCATCATTTCGATGGACGACCTGGTGATCACCTATTTCATCTCTGGCGTCGATTCCACCACCTTGCCGGTTCACATCTACGGAATGCTGCGCAGGGGCATCAAACCGGAAATCAACGCGATCGCCACGATCATGCTGCTGTCGTCCTTCGTGATCGCATCGGTCGGTCTCTATCTGCGGTCCCGGAAAAAATGA
- a CDS encoding YaiI/YqxD family protein encodes MTTLYVDADACPVKGEVERVATRLDLPVVLVCNGGIRPSRNPLVSLRIVAEGPDVADQWIAANCGPGDVVITADIPLADRCLKAGSHVLQHDGQILNASNIGGRLATRDLMQDIRAADPFHQGGGKAFSKADRSRFLQALDRLARRAMHDS; translated from the coding sequence TTGACAACGCTTTATGTCGATGCGGACGCCTGTCCGGTAAAGGGTGAGGTGGAGCGCGTGGCCACACGGCTGGACCTCCCGGTGGTGCTTGTTTGCAACGGTGGCATACGACCGTCACGCAATCCGCTGGTCTCCCTTCGGATCGTCGCAGAGGGGCCGGATGTGGCCGACCAGTGGATTGCAGCGAATTGCGGTCCCGGCGATGTCGTGATCACCGCGGATATTCCGCTTGCGGACCGGTGTCTCAAGGCCGGGTCGCATGTGCTGCAACACGATGGACAGATCCTGAACGCCTCCAACATTGGCGGGCGGCTCGCAACCCGAGACCTGATGCAGGATATCCGTGCCGCCGACCCGTTCCACCAGGGGGGCGGAAAGGCCTTTTCAAAGGCCGACCGGTCCCGGTTTCTGCAGGCACTCGACAGGCTGGCAAGGCGGGCGATGCACGATTCCTGA
- a CDS encoding ABC transporter ATP-binding protein has translation MSAVLKIESASKSFDAPEGGRIHALRDVSLTIAHNEFVTLLGPSGCGKTTMLRAVSGFEDLDAGEIYIEGEGMGSRPAHKRPVNTVFQRYALFPHLSVARNVSYSLEVAGVDKTDIRKRVGDMLDMVGLSALGERRIGQLSGGQQQRVALARSLVARPKVLLLDEPLSALDKNLRHKMQEELKGLQDELGITFIFVTHDQEEALVMSDRIAVLEGGRIQQLDAPEALYRYPKNEFVARFIGESNLLPGTIVSTGGETCDVRLSDGTVLKGCRRGGLDTGAAVKVLIRPESVVASLSEGASGQAISGTISQSYFIGTDYQIVVLRDGLPPFRATVRAQTDASRFAPGETIDLFVPHEGVHLIAAEGTAG, from the coding sequence ATGTCCGCTGTTTTGAAGATCGAAAGCGCATCCAAGAGTTTCGATGCGCCCGAGGGCGGCAGGATCCATGCCCTGCGAGACGTCTCTCTCACCATCGCCCACAACGAATTCGTCACCCTTCTTGGCCCCTCCGGTTGCGGCAAGACCACCATGCTGCGCGCCGTCAGCGGGTTCGAGGACCTCGATGCCGGCGAGATCTATATCGAGGGCGAGGGCATGGGTAGCCGGCCTGCGCACAAGCGGCCCGTCAACACCGTGTTCCAGCGATATGCGCTGTTTCCGCACCTAAGCGTCGCCCGCAATGTTTCCTACAGTCTTGAGGTTGCCGGGGTCGACAAGACGGACATCCGCAAGCGCGTCGGCGACATGCTGGACATGGTCGGTCTGAGCGCGCTGGGCGAGCGGCGGATCGGGCAATTGTCCGGCGGCCAGCAGCAGCGCGTCGCCCTTGCTCGCTCCCTCGTCGCGCGACCGAAGGTTCTGCTCCTTGATGAGCCGCTGTCGGCTCTCGACAAGAACCTGCGCCACAAAATGCAGGAGGAGCTGAAAGGCCTGCAGGACGAACTGGGCATTACCTTCATCTTCGTGACGCATGACCAGGAAGAAGCGCTGGTGATGTCGGACCGGATCGCGGTTCTGGAGGGCGGCAGGATCCAGCAGCTCGACGCGCCGGAAGCGCTTTATCGCTACCCGAAAAACGAGTTCGTTGCCCGCTTCATCGGCGAAAGCAATCTGCTTCCGGGAACGATCGTCTCGACGGGCGGTGAGACCTGCGATGTGCGGTTGAGCGATGGCACCGTCCTGAAGGGCTGTCGGCGCGGCGGCCTGGACACGGGCGCGGCCGTCAAGGTCCTGATCCGTCCTGAAAGCGTCGTTGCGTCCCTGAGCGAGGGGGCATCGGGGCAGGCGATCAGCGGCACGATCTCGCAGAGCTACTTCATCGGCACGGATTACCAGATTGTGGTGCTGCGTGACGGCTTGCCGCCGTTTCGCGCAACCGTCCGGGCACAAACGGACGCATCCCGATTTGCGCCCGGCGAGACCATCGATCTCTTTGTGCCCCATGAGGGGGTACACCTGATCGCTGCGGAGGGCACCGCAGGATGA
- a CDS encoding ABC transporter permease, producing the protein MTVHPSSLKARRALSLYGLLSAPTVFLAIFFLGPLSIMMVYTFLTPGLYGGVEWVFSHLNYGRILGWADTRYDQFDPVYISIFFRSVWLAGTTVLTCLVICYPFAFWVARQPERWKNFFIFLITLPFFISLIVRLFAWVLILRPTGFLNQALLGTGLVDQPLDIIFTDMAVVIGMTYVFIPFMFLPLYSSIEKLDGNLVEASQDLGANALQTFLRVVLPMTLPGIIGGSIIVFIPSLGNFIVPSLLGGARVVMIGNLIEQQFLSARNWPFGAALGMMVMAAVLVLLMIYVRILSREDSQAEIKQPNEEEVR; encoded by the coding sequence ATGACAGTGCACCCCAGCTCACTGAAAGCCAGGCGAGCCCTCAGTCTCTACGGACTGCTGTCGGCTCCCACGGTGTTTCTGGCCATCTTCTTTCTCGGCCCGCTGAGCATCATGATGGTCTATACCTTCCTCACGCCGGGCCTCTACGGCGGGGTCGAGTGGGTCTTTTCCCATCTCAACTACGGTCGGATCCTCGGCTGGGCGGATACACGCTACGATCAGTTCGATCCGGTCTACATCTCGATCTTCTTCAGGTCCGTCTGGCTCGCCGGTACCACGGTGCTGACCTGCCTCGTGATCTGTTATCCATTTGCCTTCTGGGTGGCCCGCCAGCCGGAACGCTGGAAGAATTTCTTCATCTTCCTGATTACCCTGCCGTTCTTCATCAGCCTGATCGTGCGCCTGTTCGCCTGGGTTCTCATTCTGCGGCCGACCGGATTTCTCAATCAGGCCCTTCTGGGCACGGGGCTGGTCGATCAGCCGCTGGACATCATCTTCACCGACATGGCGGTGGTCATCGGGATGACCTACGTCTTCATCCCCTTCATGTTCCTGCCGCTCTATTCCAGCATCGAAAAGCTCGACGGGAATCTTGTCGAGGCATCCCAGGATCTCGGCGCCAATGCGCTGCAGACCTTCCTGCGGGTGGTCCTGCCGATGACACTGCCCGGCATCATCGGCGGTTCGATCATCGTCTTCATCCCGAGCCTTGGCAATTTCATCGTGCCCTCGCTTCTGGGCGGCGCCCGGGTCGTCATGATCGGAAACCTGATCGAGCAGCAATTCCTGTCCGCCCGGAACTGGCCGTTCGGTGCGGCGCTGGGGATGATGGTCATGGCTGCCGTGCTTGTGCTGCTGATGATCTACGTCAGGATCCTGTCGCGCGAGGACAGCCAGGCGGAGATAAAACAGCCGAACGAGGAGGAAGTCCGATGA
- a CDS encoding spermidine synthase has product MLPWIHLATAVTPQGGALKLLRRGEEFSIRLQDGNELMNSRLGGSEEALATLALDRLGNRPAPRVLIGGLGMGFTLRAVQAITPPDACLTVSEIVPELTDWALQHMAAVFGECLSDPRVKVKTGDVGGMIKQATQAFDAILLDVDNGPDGLTRADNAALYGDKGLHRARRALAPGGVLAVWSAAPSEAFSKRLSRCGFDAMARTVRASHTRRGARHTIWTAVRPDN; this is encoded by the coding sequence ATGCTGCCGTGGATACATCTTGCGACGGCGGTCACTCCGCAGGGAGGCGCGCTCAAGCTGCTGCGACGGGGAGAAGAATTCTCCATCCGCCTCCAGGATGGAAACGAACTGATGAACAGCCGGCTCGGCGGGTCGGAAGAGGCGCTCGCCACCCTCGCACTGGACCGGCTCGGCAATCGACCGGCGCCGCGCGTGCTGATCGGGGGCCTCGGCATGGGGTTCACGCTTCGCGCGGTGCAGGCGATCACGCCGCCCGACGCATGTCTGACCGTCTCCGAGATTGTGCCTGAACTGACCGACTGGGCGCTGCAGCACATGGCGGCGGTCTTCGGGGAGTGTCTTTCGGACCCGCGCGTAAAGGTCAAGACAGGCGACGTCGGCGGCATGATCAAACAAGCGACTCAGGCGTTCGACGCCATCCTGCTTGACGTTGACAACGGGCCCGACGGGCTGACGCGCGCAGACAACGCAGCGCTCTACGGAGACAAGGGACTGCATCGCGCCCGTCGGGCGCTGGCCCCTGGCGGGGTCCTTGCCGTTTGGTCCGCAGCTCCCAGCGAGGCCTTTTCGAAACGGCTTTCCCGATGCGGGTTCGACGCAATGGCAAGAACGGTGCGCGCCAGCCACACCAGGCGCGGCGCCCGGCACACCATCTGGACCGCCGTTCGACCCGACAACTGA
- a CDS encoding PotD/PotF family extracellular solute-binding protein: MTHKTIKRAATTAVMVAALTATAVSARADGELNLYNWGDYINPEVLTRFTEETGIKVNLDTYGSNEEMLAKIQAGATGYDIVFPSVHMHDIMFQLGLLAKTGIGSDPAFENIDPQFIRAETDPKAEYCLPYSWGTVGIVYNKQKVDKIEGWADFFALADEDKKVILLDDLRETIGIGHIMNGTSVNSTDPAEIKAAADYILERKGNVSAFTYDSVPLVQAGDVAAAHWYVGANIFVQQAPDVLAYVIPEEGATMYQEDMCVLKSAPNMDNANTFLRYYLQPEIAALNVEQQLNGTANRAAMEFIPEDIANNETIYPPQDVMDKLQIFEDLGRDLQLYNSEWVRVKTAQ; this comes from the coding sequence ATGACTCACAAAACGATCAAGCGAGCCGCCACAACAGCGGTGATGGTTGCGGCACTAACGGCGACGGCGGTCTCCGCCAGGGCCGACGGAGAACTCAACCTTTACAACTGGGGCGACTACATCAATCCGGAAGTCCTGACCCGCTTCACCGAGGAAACCGGGATCAAGGTCAATCTGGACACCTATGGCTCCAACGAGGAGATGCTCGCCAAGATCCAGGCGGGCGCGACCGGATACGACATCGTCTTTCCGTCGGTGCACATGCACGACATCATGTTCCAGCTCGGTCTGCTTGCCAAAACCGGCATCGGCAGCGATCCGGCCTTCGAGAACATCGATCCGCAATTCATCCGGGCCGAAACGGATCCGAAAGCGGAATACTGCCTGCCCTATTCCTGGGGCACCGTCGGTATCGTCTACAACAAGCAGAAGGTCGACAAGATCGAGGGCTGGGCGGATTTCTTCGCGCTCGCCGACGAGGACAAGAAGGTCATTCTGCTCGATGACCTGCGCGAAACCATCGGCATCGGCCATATCATGAACGGCACGTCGGTGAACTCCACCGACCCCGCAGAGATCAAGGCCGCCGCCGATTACATTCTTGAACGCAAGGGCAACGTCAGCGCCTTCACCTACGACAGCGTGCCGCTGGTTCAGGCAGGCGATGTCGCCGCCGCCCATTGGTATGTCGGTGCGAACATTTTCGTCCAGCAGGCCCCGGATGTTCTGGCCTATGTCATTCCCGAGGAAGGCGCGACCATGTACCAGGAAGACATGTGCGTGCTGAAAAGCGCGCCGAACATGGACAACGCCAACACGTTCCTGCGCTACTATCTGCAGCCGGAAATCGCCGCGCTGAACGTCGAGCAGCAGCTCAACGGCACGGCCAACCGGGCGGCGATGGAGTTCATCCCCGAAGACATCGCCAACAACGAGACCATCTATCCGCCGCAGGACGTGATGGACAAGCTGCAGATCTTCGAGGACCTGGGCCGCGATCTTCAGCTCTACAACAGCGAGTGGGTGCGGGTTAAGACCGCTCAGTAG
- a CDS encoding P1 family peptidase, giving the protein MHKKRARDLGLSLPGMPGQHNAITDVSGILVGFETLSSHRDPALATNGLPVQTGVTAILPRGNDSTPRPVFAGIHALNGNGEMTGSHWVRDGGYFVGPVLITNTHSVGAAHEGAVRWILDTYRTTWENNHVWAMPVVAETYDGALNDINGLHVRPEHALKALASARGGPVQEGNVGGGAGMVCYEYKGGTGTASRVIEVDGRSYTLGALVQANHGLRPWLRVLGKPVGETMREDRLPDFETERGSIIAVIATDLPLIPSQLDRLARRGSIGIGRGGTPGGNNSGDIFLAFSTANEMDLPQLSGPFKTMTSLNDEFLDPVYMAAVEAVDEAILNAMLAAEDVPMARPAGRVCKALDANALTAALQGC; this is encoded by the coding sequence ATGCACAAGAAACGCGCCCGCGACCTCGGTCTGTCACTCCCGGGAATGCCGGGCCAACACAATGCCATCACCGATGTGTCCGGCATTCTGGTCGGGTTCGAGACGCTGTCCTCCCACCGCGACCCGGCGCTGGCAACCAATGGCCTGCCGGTTCAAACCGGGGTTACGGCAATCCTCCCGCGTGGCAATGACAGCACTCCCCGTCCTGTCTTCGCCGGCATTCACGCACTCAACGGCAATGGCGAGATGACCGGAAGTCACTGGGTGCGCGATGGCGGTTATTTCGTCGGTCCGGTGCTGATCACAAACACCCATAGCGTTGGCGCCGCACATGAAGGGGCGGTTCGCTGGATCCTCGACACCTATCGTACAACCTGGGAAAACAATCATGTGTGGGCCATGCCGGTCGTGGCGGAAACCTACGATGGCGCGCTCAATGACATCAACGGGCTCCACGTGCGGCCGGAGCATGCCCTCAAGGCGCTCGCCAGCGCCAGGGGCGGGCCGGTGCAGGAAGGCAATGTCGGCGGTGGAGCCGGCATGGTCTGTTACGAATACAAGGGGGGCACCGGAACCGCCTCGCGCGTGATCGAGGTGGACGGCAGGAGCTACACCTTAGGCGCGCTCGTGCAGGCGAACCACGGTCTCAGACCCTGGTTGAGGGTGCTTGGCAAGCCGGTCGGCGAGACGATGCGCGAAGACCGACTGCCGGACTTCGAAACCGAACGCGGCTCGATCATCGCGGTGATCGCGACGGACCTTCCCCTGATTCCCTCGCAGCTCGACCGTCTCGCCCGCCGGGGTTCCATCGGGATAGGCCGCGGCGGAACACCTGGCGGCAACAACTCCGGCGATATCTTTCTTGCGTTCAGTACGGCCAACGAGATGGATCTGCCGCAGTTGAGCGGCCCGTTCAAGACGATGACCTCGCTCAACGACGAGTTCCTCGACCCCGTCTACATGGCGGCGGTGGAGGCCGTCGACGAGGCGATCCTCAATGCCATGCTGGCCGCCGAAGACGTGCCGATGGCCCGGCCGGCCGGCCGGGTCTGCAAGGCACTGGATGCAAACGCGCTGACGGCCGCGCTTCAGGGCTGTTGA
- a CDS encoding aspartate aminotransferase family protein yields MTTTASATTPRTNQPLEAYWMPFTANRQFKESPRMLVSARGMHYRSDDDRSVLDGTAGLWCCNAGHGYREITDAVARQLDALDFAPSFQMGHPIAFEFAERLKAVAPDGFNRVFFTGSGSESVDTALKMALAYHRARGDSSRTRLIGRERGYHGVGFGGISVGGIVNNRRHFGSLLTGVDHLRHTHDLSRNAFSKGQPEHGAELADDLEGIVALHGAETIAAVIVEPVAGSTGVLVPPKGYLERLRAICDRHGILLIFDEVITGFGRLGTPFAADYFGVTPDLFTTAKGLTNGVIPMGAVFAKDHVHDAFMNGPDDTIELFHGYTYSGHPAACAAGLATLDVYEQHGLLTRGAEMAGVWETRMHSLRDARHVKDIRNLGLIAGIELESRDGAVGKRAHEVFVKCFEAGLLIRVTGEIIALSPPLILEDAHIDEMVDTVRKVLADVA; encoded by the coding sequence ATGACCACGACCGCGTCTGCCACCACACCCCGCACCAATCAGCCTCTTGAAGCCTACTGGATGCCATTCACCGCCAACCGGCAGTTCAAGGAAAGTCCTCGTATGCTCGTGTCGGCGCGGGGCATGCACTACCGGAGCGACGATGATCGCAGCGTGCTCGATGGCACGGCGGGCCTTTGGTGTTGCAATGCCGGCCATGGCTACAGGGAAATCACCGACGCGGTTGCGCGTCAGCTTGATGCGCTCGATTTCGCGCCGTCGTTTCAGATGGGCCACCCGATTGCGTTCGAATTCGCGGAGCGCCTCAAGGCCGTTGCGCCGGACGGCTTCAACCGCGTCTTCTTCACCGGGTCGGGCTCGGAATCGGTCGACACGGCGCTCAAGATGGCGCTCGCCTATCACCGGGCGCGCGGAGACAGTTCCCGCACGCGGTTGATCGGCCGTGAACGCGGGTACCACGGCGTCGGCTTCGGGGGCATCTCGGTGGGCGGCATCGTCAACAACCGCCGCCATTTCGGCTCGCTGCTGACGGGCGTCGACCATCTGCGGCATACGCATGATCTGTCCCGGAATGCCTTCAGCAAGGGGCAGCCGGAGCACGGCGCGGAGCTTGCCGACGATCTGGAAGGCATCGTCGCGCTTCACGGGGCGGAAACAATCGCCGCCGTCATCGTGGAACCGGTGGCGGGATCCACCGGTGTGCTTGTCCCGCCCAAGGGTTATCTGGAGCGCCTGCGGGCGATCTGCGACCGGCACGGCATCCTGCTGATCTTCGACGAGGTCATCACCGGCTTCGGGCGGCTGGGAACGCCCTTCGCAGCCGATTACTTCGGCGTGACGCCGGATCTCTTCACCACGGCGAAGGGACTGACGAACGGCGTCATTCCGATGGGCGCGGTCTTTGCGAAGGACCATGTCCATGATGCATTCATGAACGGTCCGGACGACACCATCGAACTCTTCCATGGCTACACATATTCCGGCCATCCGGCGGCATGCGCGGCCGGCCTTGCCACGCTTGATGTCTATGAACAGCACGGCCTTTTGACACGCGGCGCAGAGATGGCCGGTGTCTGGGAGACCAGGATGCATTCCTTGCGCGATGCGCGCCACGTCAAGGATATCCGCAATCTCGGCCTCATTGCCGGAATTGAACTGGAGTCTCGCGACGGGGCGGTCGGCAAGCGCGCCCATGAGGTCTTCGTGAAGTGCTTCGAGGCCGGGTTGCTGATCCGCGTCACCGGTGAAATCATCGCCCTTTCGCCGCCGCTCATTCTGGAAGACGCGCATATCGACGAGATGGTCGACACGGTGCGCAAGGTTCTCGCCGACGTGGCGTGA